The Hypanus sabinus isolate sHypSab1 chromosome 7, sHypSab1.hap1, whole genome shotgun sequence region TCCATCCTGCCCATGTTGAACCAACACTCTACCCGTGGACTCCCTCCCCCAGTGCCTGAACTCTGCTTGTAACCTTTGCGTTCCACAAGCCAAAACTCCACCTGTAGCTGCCCCAGTGCTCTGCTGGAGCCACCGGCATGACCTGTAGGAAGTTCGCCTGTCACCGGGTGTGCAGGAATGAAGTATTCAGAGTTGtgctggtgggagtgtggaaacattgTGAAGGAGGTGTGTAGGGGGTGCCGGAAATTGGTGTGACATAGGTGAGGACGGTGGGAGGAGGGTTGAGGTAGGGGTATTGGGGTctgtgaggggtggtggagggcGATGCGAGGGGACAGGGAACTCACCCAGGCAGGGTGCCTCCGCAGAACCGGCCCAGCCGTTGCCCCTCCTCACTTCTGTCCCCGTTGTAGATGGCGACATAATCATAGCGACAGTAAGTGTCATCCTCAATTGCAAACTTCTCAAAGTTCAGCTCCACAtactggagggaggggagaggggtcagcAGTGAGCAGGAATTGAGAAGGCGAGGGAAGTGGAGAGAAGACGGGGATTAACATTAGATTGAAGGTTAGCTTGATTTGTCACATGCACCTCGGAAGGAGGCAGTGCGAGCAGCCCGCAACAGTTGGTGcacttcctgcaccaacacagcaCGCCCACCCACAACCGATGACCCGGTCAAAGGGAGGACATGCAAGCTCTTTCCAGACACCGATCACTGGCTCCGTAACAGTGTTCTTCAAACTCACACGCTagagggagcagagagagagggaggggagtggggaagaagggggagaggggaggtgggagagggaacaggagagagggaggaggggagagcaagtgagagggaggagtggaggggcaggagagagggaggagtggaggggcaggtgagaGGGAGGAGCGGAGGGGCAGGTGAGAGGGAGGAGCGGAGGGGCaggtgagtgggaggggtggaggggcaggtgagaGGGAGGAGCGGAGGGGCaggtgagtgggaggggtggaggggcaggtgagagggaggagtggaggggcaggtgagaGGGAGGAGCGGAGGGGCaggtgagagggaggagtggaggggcaggtgagagggaggagtggaggggcaggtgagagggaggagtggaggggcaggtgagagggaggagtggaggggcaggtgagaGGGAGGAGCGGAGGGGCAGGTGAGAGGGAGGAGCGGAGGGGCAGGTGAGAGGGAGGAGCGGAGGGGCaggtgagagggaggagtggaggggcaggtgagaGGGAGGAGCGGAGGGGCAGGTGAGAGGGAGGAGCGGAGGGGCaggtgagagggaggagtggaggggcaggtgagtgggaggagtggaggggcaggtgagagggaggagtggagggaCAGGTGAGAGGGAGGAGCGGAGGGGCaggtgagagggaggagtggaggggCCAGGGGAAGGTGCTGCCGTACCTGATGGGACCGGGCGACGATGTGCCAGGTACAGGTGATGCCAGTGGGATATGGTTTGTCTGGCCAGTTGGGGGTCGTGAAGGATCCCTGAGGTTTGACCAGCTTCCCCCCGCAGAACTGGCTCTCTGTAGAGACACAACCCATCAGTCGGACTGTTCCTGTTCCCTGCCCCCACAGTATGACTGTTCCCCCTTCTCCCACCCAGTCCAACTGTTCCCCTGTTTCCTGCCACCTCCCGATCTGACTGTTCTCCTTTTCCCACACCCAGTCCAACCTCTCCCCTGTTCCCATCCATTTTCCGGTCTGACtgttccccttcccattcccagtctgattGTTCCCAATGCCcattactgatccaattttctcccCCATCTTcccatccacctgttcccctgtCCTCTCCCGGTCTGACTGCTCCCCCCACAAACCTACTGTTCCCCCACATTCTCATAGTCTGactgttccaccattccctcacccctcctgctccaacacttcccaccccaaaccccctccTCAGTCAAAGTGCACCCCTGCCCCTGCTCCCGGCTTCAGTCTGACTGTTCCACCATTCACTCACCCCTCCTGCTCCGACACTTCCCACCCCTGCCCCCCTGCTCCCTGCCCACACTTCAGTCTGACTGTTCCACCTCCCACGTTCCCATTCCGACTGACGCAGTGTCGGGCGCTCACACCTGTATTGGGCGGTAGTCCAGCTGTGTACATGGCGAGGAAGCCCCTCCCGGCGGAGTCACTGTCGGACTCCATGACGATGTGGATGGTGTTTCCAGTGGAGACGAGGGCCCCTGGTCTGATGGTCCCACAGAACCGGCCCAGACTCTCACCCGACGGTGACTGTCCATTGTAAACGCTGACGTGGTCGTACCGGCAGGTGGGGTTCGACTCGAGGTCCAGGTGACGGAATGACAATTGAACCACCCGTCCCGGGGGAACCTGGGGTGGCAATGGGCCCAGGGGTCAGTGCAGTGTAGGGCAGGGAGACAGCCCACTGCAGAACTGTCCCACGCACACATACTGACCTTCACTAGGGGATAGACCCACAAAGACcaggggatggtcccacacacaaatCTCCACCCCTCCCCTGCTCTTGGGCAGAGGTATCATGTCTACAGAcctttctcccttcacccctcaCCTCTCAACCCTGTCTGCCTGACCTTCTTTATTACATGACCCTTGACCCCTGAATCATGCCATGACCTGACATCATTCCCCACCCTCTGACCCTCCATCCAAATACCCCCACCCTCTGGTCCACGATCCCTGACCCCAACCCTCTGAGCCATGACCCAACCGCCACCCTCGAACCCACACTTTGAACTATGGCCCCTGACCCTTCCCCAAATAACTCACCGTGATGGTCCAGGAGCATTTGCTGTTGGGGGGATATGGAGCAGGGAATGACTCACTCGCCACGTGGCCCTGGTTACCGGATAATTGTCCCCCACAGGGGAACACTGGCCTGGGACACAATACATCAAcctcagtgggaggagggggttAACCGCAGATTCCCCCAAACACCCACCCAAATTGATACAGCCCCTTCAAACCCCTTCACCGATTCCCTCCAACCCACTTCTGAACCCTCTTAAAATCATTTCCAACCCTCCGAAAATTCACATAACCCCTCCAGCTTGAGGCAATCTCCAATCCTCCCACCAAACCGTCCAAGCGTGCCCCAAACTGGAGTGAACTCTTCTCAACCCACCCCTGCAAACTGCCAGCACACCCCCAGCTCCTCCCTCTGTACAGTGACACT contains the following coding sequences:
- the LOC132397052 gene encoding procollagen C-endopeptidase enhancer 2-like isoform X2, translated to MEKRVFLLGVFLHLATAQRTDNTTRPVFPCGGQLSGNQGHVASESFPAPYPPNSKCSWTITVPPGRVVQLSFRHLDLESNPTCRYDHVSVYNGQSPSGESLGRFCGTIRPGALVSTGNTIHIVMESDSDSAGRGFLAMYTAGLPPNTESQFCGGKLVKPQGSFTTPNWPDKPYPTGITCTWHIVARSHQYVELNFEKFAIEDDTYCRYDYVAIYNGDRSEEGQRLGRFCGGTLPGSITSEGSELLVQFVSDLSVTADGFLAKYDVRQRKGVAAQPEPTSPPTTTSTKAPRRKGHLMCQTKCRRQGTLQSNFCASDFVISGRVVRLSPLGQGLQATISIIHTYKTGSLAMREVRGETLARMLLVCQRCPKLRKGIRYTMMGTVDAQGRGRIPPNSFFLIYKPQQHQVLTKLTKRRC